From the Pangasianodon hypophthalmus isolate fPanHyp1 chromosome 18, fPanHyp1.pri, whole genome shotgun sequence genome, the window tttaaatggaaGACAGGAAGTTTGTTGCACATTACAGGTGTCATATCTTTATAACCTTTAGCCTGGATTGTATTTATGCATAGCTGGTATTGTCAAGAACAAATGATGTATTTATCCATGCATTGTGTTCTCAGATTCAAGAATACTCAACTTTTTCAATACGTCTGCCCTTGCCTCCATGCCATCTGGGCCCATctgtgctgtgtatgtgtgtgtgtatgtgtgtgtgtgtgtgtgtgtgtgtgtgtgtgtgcgtgtaagaATGTGTCATTCACTTGGCAGTACACATGCCACCCCAGACCCAAGGTCTGCAGTGCCCATGCAGCCTAACTTAGAGCATCATGAAACATTTCCAAACCCTCAATATAACTCactcattaaacatttattaatgtattaatcaCTGATAAGGCAGTAAAACTGACATGTGGAGTTCCTTCCCTCTTGGAGTTCCTTGCCTCTTTTCTCTCCACGCTTACTGCACTTCAACCTGACATTTTCCCACATAAGTTTTCACACATATGTCTTGTAGTGACattggggtccctggaggaatagtggttaggcctcggcgctctcaccATCACGGCttgggttcgaatcccagccagggaaccgaccccagccactggggttgcacaagacagtgtacttccagtgccggtcccaagcctggataaaactggggagggttgcgtcaggaaggacatccggcataaaaactgtgccaaatcaaatatgtggaccaatgatctgctgtggcgacccctaaagggagcagccaaaagaacaacaacaacaacaacaacaacaacattgtaCAGCACTTGGGATTGTGGCTTTGCTTTTTGATTGACAGGCTAGCTTCTCAGTCGTCGAGATCAGAGGTCATAACCATGATGCTCCAGGGGCCTCTTTTCCAGTCAGCAACGATCAGCTGGGAAATTGTCTTCATTGCTCTTGACTGCATTCCCAGCTTCAATCCCATGTCACCCCACAAATACCAAACACTTCCCAGAAACGTTTTCCCCTATTGCCAGTAGATGTCTTTTGGAGATGGAGTGTGGCACAGGtgatgcaattttaaaaaaagaagaccATTTTCACCTGCTGTTTTAGCTGACGGACTCTCCATCTCCCCCTTGCACATCTATTAACAGACATGAAGCAGGCCAGCTTATCCTCCAGGAACAAGTCACTTTATTTTCAGCAGTGAATATGCGGCACAGATAGGTGGGTGCTAAAGCGGTCCAGATGTCCCCTGCCCCCAACCACCTGGTCTTTTATTCTGGGTGGAGGGCTGTCTTTAGGGCTGGATTAGTTTACGGCTGCAGGGTCAATCTGCATTTTgcctgcctcacacacacacacacacacacacacacacacttcactggcCTTTGCAAAGTTCACTCAGTGGTGCAGATAAACTAGCAGCAAACCTCTGCACACTGGCCATGtctgaaaatattaaattgaGCTGAGTACTTTCTTGCTGCAGCAACTCTTTTACTGTTGCGCTTCTAGGACAGACCAAGTTGTGTAGTTTGAAACAAACAAAGgagaaacacttcaggaaggtAACATAATTAGGCTTATGTACAATATGGGATTTCTCTGTCACACTCAGATTCCTTTTGACATTTTCACTCTTATGTTTTCCTCTGAGGGCTGTTTGTTTCGCTAAAAATAGCCGTTTGCTCTTAATAGTCAATCCACGTTACAAGTCCTGAGTCTCTTACATATTAAATCTGAGCGTTTTATGATTATGCCTCCCAAGATTCAAATACGGGATGACAGATCCCAGCACACTTTGAAGGTACAAGTTTTGCTAAGTGAATGATTAATCTGTATTCCACTCCCTCtcactttcttctttctgttttctagCCCTTCTTTGACGGGTTTTTATCTTAAGCCATGGAGAATAATCCCATTAGCAATGCTGCTGCATATTCTGCTTGTGGGACATCAGTGCTGGGACAGTGTACATAAACTGGTGAAAAGTTTTTCCTATGTTTAGTTTTCACTCTGATCTGATTTAAAGTAGTGTGTTATGGTAGTTAGAGaactactatatatatatagaatgcTATGGAAGAGCTTATGTGGTTAGATAAACTCCTTTATTTATACaagtttatacatttataaaagtttCTGTTTCATGTTCATTTAGAAATCCCCGTAAGTGCATAGTACCAGTGTGAAACTAGTGTGGGGGAAAACAGACATAATGACTGAATCACTGTATCATGTATCACTGAATGataatacacaaacaaaaaacccccCAGGTGAAATTTAACTAGAATTATTTGCCtgctaattttaaaatatttaggtgGATAATGTGAATGTCAGTCACTCCTGACAGACTTATGTAGGTCATGGAAACTCATGCTGCCAGCAGTCTGACAATTGGTATGATTTAGTTATGGAACAATGTAGTGTAAGGTTACCACACCTCACTGTCTATGAATCAAGGATATCTGCATTctgcagacacttttatccaattGAGACAGGAGACAAGTGCGCAGTTAAGGGTTAAGAGTTTTGCTCACACAAAAGtgacccaacagtggcagcttggagATGCTGGTAGCTGAACTCACAATCTTCTGATCAGTACCTCAAACTCttaactaattaaaataaagattagaTAAAGGTTTTTGTAGATATTCAAATCAAATTGCAAATGTTATGAGAGGTCATTCGGGACATGCACATTGCTAATGCATATGTAGCCAGTTGCATGTGATCCTGCACCTCATGCTGACTCTAATGAAGCCAGCACAATTCAATCAAATTAAAATACACTGTGCTATTTAAGAGGGGTATTTTGGAGAAAGTCATATCCATGAAGTGGAAATTAACTCGCTTGCATGCTAGACACATATTTAAATTGGAAGCCTGAAATAAATAGCTTTGTGAGCTCTCGCTGGCCATGGGTGCAACATGCCAGTGCGGAAGTGGCAGAGGGCGCAGCCATTTTAAGGCCGCCTCCTGGCATGTGCTGACGGGAGCAGGGCCACTGGAGCTCTCGCTGTCTTGGCAGAGGCTATTATGAAATGGACTGAGCGACATGGGTTCCAAATATGGACCCGGGAGAATGAAAGCCGAATGAACCCTCTCACCCTGGCCTACTAGCTAGTGTTTCATGGATAGCAATGGATCGCATGTATGGAAGTTGTAAGCATTTTTCTAATgtgtatcaatttttttttgtcatctacTTTGGTTCCACATGTGCAGTCTTGATCACAAGCATATGTCCTGGGTACCATCTACCATCCCTACACATGTTTGCGTTCAATGATGCCTGGGTTTGTGCTCACCAGAGGATGCAGAGAAtacacaatgggcctcatttatcaaactgcaTCGGAAtaaatttattctaaaaacCGTGCACAGtgcacaagaaatgtggtgttcatgaaaatccagttaggaTGTTGAGCGAAATGTTGAGCCCCTGACATTGggtaaattttaaatgttatataaaaagactcactaatgtgaatcTCAGTTGGTTGGCTTCAAATTGCATAACTGGCCTGAGTTACTGCAAATTTTATATGTGGATTATGTTATCAGgtttaaattgttatttattttaattgtacaCATGAATGTagtgaacattttgtgaaactcagttgttttatattatttaattaaaaagcaattgaaatatatattaagattataaataaatgaagacaattatgaccataaattaagacaaataagactagctattCAATTATTACAGatgtaatggcaccctataaaacgATGTGCTGCAGTAGTTGAGGTGTATCACTGGAAGATTTTATCAACATATGCACATGAGTTCAAAGGAAATCGGCATTACTAAAACTTTTGTGGCCTAAAATCAGCTTGGActgcaaaaacatttacacagagcTTTGCAAAATGGTTGATAAATAAAGTCCAGTGTGTGTAGCATCTAATATTTGACTTTTTCATAGGAAGTGTGCTCGTAGACCAGGGCAATAGGCAGGCCAAGGGATAAAGCAGAGAGGCAGAGGATAATCCGGCTTTTTGCAGGCCTTGGGCATCCACTCCTTCTTCTCTTATATGGGGCTGCATTAGCAAAGGACTGTAGAGCCTTATTATGGCTAAGGATTAGCCAAGTATAAATAGTTAATTCAGACATGTTCTGCACAAGCGTGGCTCAAATTTTAACTAGTGGTACACCTAAAATTTAACCAGGGTTTCATATCAAAACTCAGCATGGGGTCTGCTAAATTTGGCTTTAAAGAAGAAAAGGGGAGGCCTAGATGCAGACTGTAGATGATATACTGCTTCTGATTTAAGAAATGAGTACAAGTCTATTTTCCTCTATCATCTCGATGCAGGTTTTTGCCTACTGTGTACCTGAGCGATAAACACTGAACGCTGCCAGACTCCTACAGCTAAAATCACTTTGTTTAGTTCACTCACAGAATtcaatagaagaagaagaagaagtaacTGCTGTGCTAGATTTCTTTAAGTCAGTCCTGCAGATATCGCTGAGCCAATGTCCTCTAGTAAAAGAACAGTAATAGAAATCAGCCTGATGTCATCCTCATGAATTGGACTCACGCTGAGAACTGAAGCAGTCATTAGCGGCATTGCTTAGCTTTCAgatattcttatatatatatatatatatatatatataaatatatatatatatatatatatatatatatatatatatatatatatatatgtatagctaAAAGTCACTGTTCCCTCAAGATAACACTGTCCATATTATGTTGCACCCTTTGAACAGGTGCTCTATGctaagtctgtgtgtgtgtgtgtgtgtgtgtgtgtgtgttctttagaATGAAATTGAGAAGGCAATGTTTCTATACATGCAGCAGAACAACCTAGACTAATGATGAAAGGCTTGATGAAAgattccacacacactctcacacatggCATCAACACATTATCATAGGCATCACAGAGGAATGGCCTTCTGAACTATGAGTCCTGGTGCTGCAGAAGCATCCTGCTGCGTACGTAAATATGAACAGGGTTTATTCTTGTCCGCTGTCAATAAAGAAATCTATATGTGCTAATCAATGAGCTAACTTCTACAAAGAGAAATCTAGAAATCTATAAGCactagccactttattaggaatacctgtacacctgctcattcgtgcaattatccaatACGCaatatcagccaatcatgtggcagcagcacagtgcataaaatcacgtAAGTACaagttaagagcttcagttaatgttcacatcaagcatcatGATAGtgagggaaaatgtgatctcagtgacttgacCATGGCACCGTGTCatacaggctggtttgagtatttgagaaactgttgagctcctgggattttcacacacagcagtcactAGAGTTaaaacagaatggtgcaaaaaagaaaaaattccagtgagcagcagttctgcaggcagaaaagCCTGAAAAGTGATGAAAGAGGAGAGGTAAGAGGAGGATCGTCACACTGGTTCGAGGTGACAGGAAGGCaacagtaactcatataaccacCCTTTTCACCTGTAGTGaagagaaaagcatctcagaatgcacagttggccgaaccttgaggcagaagactgcatcaggttccactcctatcagccaagaaaaggaatctgaggctacagcgaGTACAGACTCATTGAACCTGGACATCTTTAAGTATGTGTATGAATCAATGTGCTGTTAAAACTTTGGATTTATAGAGAATATAGCAGGGTTGTATACAGAATGCTTTAGCATTTCATTTGAATCCAGTACAATCGACATGTGGCCTCTTCTTTTTAAGACCCGTCGAACCATTAACCTTGTTTTGTTGTATTTcagtaaattaaatattatttggcAATGTCAGTTAGACATGATGTTACTGATTTATATGATGTAAATCAAGGAATATCCAGTTAGAGCCTGTTCTAAATCACTACATTAATTAAGGGCTATCGTCAGCAGTGTACCCAAGGTAGTGTTCATCTGAGCAGACTAGTCCCTCTGCCCAAAGTGAGCCCCTGATATGCTGAGGTGGCATTTCATTCAGCATTTAGCAGCAGCCTCTGAAATCTGAAACTGTCAAAAGAGTGATTTGTCTCAGACACCACAATTAGCCTTCTTCCATGAGACACGCAACAGCAGTTCGAAGAGCACAGACAGCACACTAGGGACATTATTAACATCTAATCCAAGTTACAGGCCAAAATATAGATGGCATGACTTGGGATTTTGCTGCCACCTGGTGGAAAAAGCTATACATAGCCTCAGCTGGGCATCTGTGAAGGAAGattcaaaaacaacaacaacaacaaaaaaagaaggtaGTGACTCCTTCTAGTGGTTAAGTGGATTAAGTGCATTTTAGCATAATAATTCTGTAAGATCCCACttctgtatattctgtataatCCCACTATCAGGGAAGAAgatgtgttcccttttgagtctggttcctctcaaggtttcttccccaTGATGtcacagggagtttttccttgccatggTTATccctgacttgctcattagataaatataaatttatatccagatttttgtaaagcttgctttgtgacactgtctattgttaaaagcgttaTCCAAAtcaaattgaactgaaattgaaCTGATTCAAAATAACTATAGTGCCAGCTGTATGATTTCAGTCTATGGAAACAAAATATGGTGTCCAGGGCCTAGTTTTTCAAATGCATTGTAAATTTAAGACCATTTTATCTGTTAGAGAACGTGTTCAATATGATGTTCGTTCTACCATTTAATGATGATCTTTGTGCTGCAATGCTTTTGGGGAAACTCAGTCTTGCTTGATTAAGGCTCATAGGTTTTTCCACAAGGTTTCCTGTGAAACATATTCCAGCCTGCTGCTACAGAACCAGGCTCCATTTAGTTTTATAATGTCAAATAGCTTATACAGAGTTCTCAAAACAGTCTTGTTCCAGTTTTACTGAACTGCAGTGTCTGTTGGTTAGATTAAATGCACCGAAGCTGCCATATCTCTGCATAGGAATGAAAGGAATGCCTGGCTATGGCAGGAGGCAGGCGGTGCAGGGGTCGCTGGAGGCTAGGTAATGGCTCACCACATAACTGGAGCGTGAAACCAGGAGTTTGAAACACAGCAGGGGAGCGGAAGCTTGTTTGCTTGATTAGTGACTATAAGTTTAGGCATTGTAAGAGAGGACATTCTAAGTCTGTTGGGTATAGGGAGCATCACAGACAACACCTTAATGAAAGCAAGGGAAGAGActcatttctgtctctgttaGGCCACTGTGTGCTTCCTCATTTTCTTTGCTTGGGTTGGCAGGCACTCTTTACATTTCACAGATGCGACAGGTTTGCCTCATTGTTCCAGGCTATATATCAGAagacagtgtgtcagtgtgtttaactcCCGTGTCTGCCTCTGTCCTGAAACAGTGCATAAGAGCTGAGGTTTTAACTAGCATACTGCACCCCAGCTGGAATACATGCACTAGCAGAGCTAAGCTTTTCCTCTCTATTGAGGAAgctatacataaatatatggCTCAGGTTTTGGCATTCACATTGTCTTGTTTGCTGTAAACAGCCAAAAGaattttataacagcaaaaatatatattttttgtgaaaccAAGAGCAATAGCATCACAAACAGCCATAagcaaaatacacagaatggtatgaagtgGAAGCTGAGGCTGATTTCtgtctagcccagactgtagattcacacAGCTTATTGTTTACTGTCATGTTAGATgaacacacagagtgaaattCTCCCTAGATTTTTTGTGTATTGGGactaatttatttaaacttgCTTTGCTGAAACATCAATAACACCTCATCAGTAGTGATTGAGAAAGCACAcatgaaatacaataataaagCAATAACATAGTGGGTGTAATAACTATGAACGGGGTGGATGACTTTCTCAATCattgatttttcaaaatgctttCAGAGGAGAAACTAGAAGCAAACATTGTCCGGTCAAAGTACAGCTTACATGAAGGGACCAGtgtggtttgtttttcattttgcttttcagtAGAGACACGGCATGATTACGCACCTGAAATACTCGACTTAAAAATAGCAATCACAAAGGTTGTCTGACTGTCAGTgggtgtgttcctgtgtgtgtgcgtagtaGTTTTATCCCCATGCTAGAAGACTCGAAATCTGATGATTTCCTAACATTAATGGCACGTTATTCGAACTTTTTAAACCCTCCCATTTAATATCATGACTGGCCTTGACTGGATAtgagtaatgattttttttccctttttttttcccatttgaccactaaaaacatttatttgtttatttgtgcagcatgaaagtaattggacagtgaGGAAACTGTGTATAGAAAAGGCTAAAATTGCTGTCTGCATCTCCAATCATAGAAATTCAAATGAAGTGAACAgagtcaaaacaaaaaaattatatttatgtcCAGTTATATGTAAACAAAGactaaaaaatattattttagacctacatttttatttactcaaagAGCAAAACgtcaaaaagaaaatataatgacattttgtcatatttccAAGATGTAAactaacaaaacaaaccaacaaacccCATTTTGTGATTATTTAGGTAACACACTTCTAGTGTAGGACTTTGTGCTTTACTCGCCAGAGGAACGAGCAGTCATATATCTAAAACTAGCAATCACTGGCATTTCCATTTTTCTCAGGATGCCAGCTTGTTTAAAAGTTAGCACTGGGCTCCTTATAAAGCCTTGGTCAGAAAGTAAATGTACAAGTAGTTGATGATGTTAACAACTATACACTGTATGCAGAGCTCAGTAGAGCAGAAGGTCCTGATCGAAAGCCTCTCATGGGGCATTGTGTCTGACTCAGCAGTCTACATTGATTTTACTCAGAGAAAGcagagaaaaataattacagtctTTTTAGTGACATTGATGAAGAATCTTCGCTGCAATGGCTGAAGACCTGAACACCCTGATAGATGCACATCATGGTATAAAATAGCTCCCCTTCCTACACATCCGTTTGTCTCTTATTGACTTCTTTTAACAAGCTGCAGACTGAAAGCCTCCTACACAGACATGGCGTGTACATAAAGACCTCCTGGGGCTGAAAATTCTACAATGATATGATGGCTCAGAGCATCATGAAGACCCAGAACCTATCAAAACTCTTCCAAGACAACATCCACTAAAAGTCAGTGACtgggtaaagaggggattagtcagagaagcaaccaagaggtcAAGGGTAATTctgaaggagatggagagattgCCAGCTCACatgggagaagctgttcacaggacaatCCACAAAGCCAAACTTTATGGGAGAGTATATGAAATTCTGTTTGAAGTTTGCCAAAAGACAGCAGTCTCAGCAAACACGTAGAAAATTGCTCTCTAGTCCGATGAGGCACAAAGTGctacatttggcagaaaccTAACATTGCTCATCACAATGAGAACACCattcccacagtgaagcatggtggtggtagcaccaTGTTCAGTGTTGCCCTTGACCTCTTGGCAAACTACATAGATGCTTCCTActatttcaatattatgggttattttgtgtatattcatgacatataatctgaaataaatctatttcagttccaggttgtaacactacaaaatgtgaaaatgttcaaagggggtgaatacttatgcaagccaccgTAAATGTTCCTTCTAAAAGAGCATCTGGTCCCAATCAGCTTGAAATACAGACATGGCCCCATACAGAAAGATCTCTTGAGGCTGGAGTAAAAATGGATGGAATTGTATAATGATGTGACAGTTTAGAGTTCTGAGCCAGAAACGTCGTGTTCTCACTCCCAGGCTGGTTCTCTCTCAGCTGACTACTCAGCACTGCTGTGATGATATTTGTTACTTCTGTCACGGTACCCAGAGGTGGATTAAACGCTGTCCTCTTTGAAGCACCAGGCAAGTAGATGGAATTTGTATGAGCAGTTTTAATGCAGCTGTGGAATCAGTCACTTAattatgatttattcattttacaagATCTTTCCCTGCATAGCTAATGTAGAAAAGagaaatggtaaaaaaaaaaaaaaacatgggcaATTATGTCCACTGtcgaaaaaaaaagaggacagCATTACTAACCAGTGAAATATCAGCTCTTCTAGGGTGCAGAGCAGACAGTGAGCACAGGACCCAATGGCTCACTGAACGGtttgatgaagatgaaaatgatgtacaaCGGCTTGCATAAGTATCCACCACCTGAACTTTCCCACATTTTGGAGTGGTACAGCCTGGAATCTTTGCTCCAAGGTCCTTATTTACCTATTCACTGACTTTTCGTGGATACCTCCTATATTCAGAGTCACGGTACTGccaaattctttttaaataatggatttaatggtccTCCTCGGGAGCATCGGAGGTTTCATAACCGAAaactgattgatacttttccagaactttgtcccaggCTTTTTGATAGCGCCTcatcttcatgatgctgttacTTTAGATATTTTATCTAACAAACAAAATCTGTTCCTGTAATtgtgctcacctaaaaattgtgtggtctgccaccaaaggtgccatgtacTAAGTTGTTTAACgtatctagatgtaaatatcaggcaattaaagctgaaattctgatctactgcctaatattcatcttttgatctcaaacccaaatgtcttcagtgtatagcgaAATcgaaagaactggccttgctgttccaatactttcggaggggactgtatgagGCACTGGACAGAGAAAAGAGATCATAATTTTCCAGTGAAAAACTTGCACTCAAGCTACATGCCTGTTTTCGGCGTTGCGTAGGTGTTTAGGGGAAGGTGTGGGACGAGTCATGGTGATGCTGGGAAGTTGTTTCCCTTGTGGGTTGCAGAGCTCCACAGTGCGCTGCATCAGGGGACTGCCTAGCCCCTGGGGCACAGGTAGCATGGCTTCTAGCTGTAAGAGGTGATGAGAGTTGATGTGCGGCAGAGCCGCACGGCAGGGCAAGGGGGAGTTAAGGAGCTGATGATAAAGGTGCTCCTCAAAGCCTGAGAATGGCTCGAGCAAATGTGGATCGTTTGAGCAGGGGAGGTAGCTTTCCTCTAAAAGGCAGTGAAGAGCTCCTTTGTTCAGCACCTGTGCTCTTTTCAGGACAGGCCTCAGAGGCTGGCAAGCCTGCACATTGTGTCTGCTCTCTTTCATCAAGCCAGGAGGGATGGGGTAGACACCCTGTACCACCGGACTCTGGAATGTGATTCGGGGACCCAGGGACACTTTGTTAGAGGAGGATGAGGGCAGGTGCTGGCAGCTTGCTTTTATATTCCATGTTTTTTCTGGAGGACGGCTCTCACTGAGAGGATGACCGACTGGGCGAGGATGCTGAGTTGACCCCATTTCCACTTTGTCTGGCCTTCAGAAGCAAGAATAAATGGGACAGCATTAAAATTTGATGTGTAGGGTGCACATTAAAAGGGTGTAAATGAAACATTAAGTGAAACCAGAGTTCACTTGGAttctgtgtgtgtccatgtgtgtttcCTCCgacttttcttcctttccttctacCTTCCAGATGGTAAGTGGATTGGCCACTAaaaactgcccctaggtgtaaatgtgtgcatggtgcgcTGTGGGCTGGTATATTCCTGCCTCGTGtgcagtgttcccgggataggctttGGATTGCACCacgatcctgaccaggataaagagcttactgaagatgaatgaatgaataaagtgcAAGGTTGCCTAAAACACCAGctatattttgtacattttgctaAATAAAGATGGaaacagcatgtgtgtgaaaaaaacacagcaagttAAAAGTAGCCCAATTTCACAAGTGATTTTGCTCGCAgtcattttcatatatttttttttatcactggCTTTGCAAACACTTCTGTTAGTATTTCCTTCATTTTATAGTGacactttaattttattttaattcatttaatctcACTGCTGTAGAAGCTGATAGTTATGGAAAATGTA encodes:
- the si:dkey-39a18.1 gene encoding uncharacterized protein si:dkey-39a18.1, with the translated sequence MGITDKHTIMEEAANWPAEVHFHKINRRRTRRSQSPSREVSPVPSYFSEPVSIRKHKDVTGRLPRLIKGAHQDEDDDDDIQSLKSLPTVMNTLASDAKVNRSHTVRKGQGISDLNLPLLVTSKCTLVVKGTGCTRTGGFLPAIKSTALERPPCRAGCRPDKVEMGSTQHPRPVGHPLSESRPPEKTWNIKASCQHLPSSSSNKVSLGPRITFQSPVVQGVYPIPPGLMKESRHNVQACQPLRPVLKRAQVLNKGALHCLLEESYLPCSNDPHLLEPFSGFEEHLYHQLLNSPLPCRAALPHINSHHLLQLEAMLPVPQGLGSPLMQRTVELCNPQGKQLPSITMTRPTPSPKHLRNAENRHVA